Proteins from a genomic interval of Papaver somniferum cultivar HN1 chromosome 4, ASM357369v1, whole genome shotgun sequence:
- the LOC113273957 gene encoding NAC domain-containing protein 74-like, with protein sequence MGGKKIVTNSESSAPVKNSPAPAADNLLSEKYKEYAVDGSEWYFFTTRERRYPNGVQPRRNAGNHEGHWKPLGVSEPIMDKHGRIFGSKRILDYHMFNEAALTKASTRTDFKMVEYVVVDAEIAAFTDFCLCKIYKNHRKSPGNSDSLTDGDDTHPSAEANISSTLRADRYSGSSLPQHISNNASNLDGSRKRRLNSSLPPPNHNYHVQTYQEMPFVNPFPWFGNNLTVAEENALFEMELREENQTNTYFNELPDMDQNDPDFWDFDGQHLLTDQQCSLIRCDRINAPVAAHHQQQPQEQWHLQQQTQQQWRPQQQTQRTMASAAADTTTMVSAAAATAAIASASNLRSRGNSTSSSANSLR encoded by the exons ATGGGTGGcaaaaaaattgtcacaaactccgAATCATCTGCACCGGTAAAGAACAGCCCAGCCCCAGCTGCTGATAATTTACTCTCAG AGAAGTATAAGGAATATGCTGTAGATGGATCAGAATGGTATTTCTTCACTACCAGAGAACGAAGATACCCTAATGGGGTTCAACCTAGACGGAATGCTGGTAATCATGAGGGACATTGGAAACCTCTTGGGGTTTCTGAACCGATTATGGACAAACACGGAAGAATATTTGGGTCTAAAAGGATTTTGGATTACCATATGTTTAATGAGGCTGCATTGACCAAAGCAAGTACTAGGACTGATTTCAAAATGGTAGAGTACGTTGTGGTCGATGCTGAAATTGCAGCA TTTACAGATTTTTGCTTGTGTAAAATATATAAGAATCATAGGAAATCACCAGGAAATTCAGATTCACTCACTGATGGTGATGATACTCATCCTAGTGCAGAAGCTAACATTTCATCAACATTGAGAGCAGATCGTTATAGTGGATCATCTTTGCCACAACATATCAGTAATAATGCTAGTAATCTTGATGGTTCACGGAAGCGTCGCTTGAACTCCTCTCTTCCTCCTCCTAATCATAATTATCACGTGCAAACTTATCAGGAGATGCCATTCGTCAATCcgtttccatggtttggaaataaTCTAACTGTAGCAGAGGAAAATGCACTCTTTGAGATGGaacttagagaagaaaaccaaacgaACACTTACTTTAATGAGCTACCAGATATGGATCAAAACGACCCGGATTTCTGGGATTTTGATGGACAACATCTTCTCACAGATCAGCAATGCTCCCTTATCAGATGTGACCGGATTAATGCACCAGTTGCCGCACATCATCAGCAACAGCCACAAGAACAATGGCATCTGCAGCAGCAGACACAACAACAATGGCGTCCGCAGCAGCAGACACAACGAACAATGGCGTCCGCAGCAGCAGACACAACAACAATGGTGTCAGCAGCAGCAGCCACAGCAGCAATCGCGTCAGCCAGCAACCTCAGAAGCAGAGGCAACAGCACAAGCAGTAGCGCAAATAGCTTGAGATAG
- the LOC113275776 gene encoding ESCRT-related protein CHMP1B-like yields the protein MPWFSKKSGQEKLMEQTFQLKMTSKSLVREAKKCEQEEKSEKLKVKKAIEKGNMDGARIYAQNAIRKRNEQLNYLRFASRLDAVVSRLGSQNNLRNITKSMSGIVKSLEGSLSVGNMEKISQTMDKFEKVFVNMEVQASFTETSMEGTTSLSTPEGEVGSLMQQVADDYGLEVCMKLPQAGKEAVGIKEKGAATAAALPASEEELSRRLADLKSKG from the coding sequence ATGCCATGGTTCTCAAAGAAGTCTGGGCAGGAGAAGCTAATGGAGCAAACCTTCCAACTAAAAATGACATCAAAATCACTAGTCAGAGAAGCAAAGAAATGTGAACAAGAAGAGAAATCAGAGAAGTTGAAAGTAAAGAAAGCAATTGAAAAAGGAAACATGGATGGTGCAAGAATTTACGCCCAAAACGCCATCCGTAAACGCAACGAACAGCTCAATTACTTGCGTTTTGCTTCTCGTCTTGACGCTGTGGTATCGAGATTAGGAAGCCAGAACAATCTCCGAAACATTACTAAATCAATGAGTGGAATCGTGAAATCATTAGAAGGGTCATTATCTGTTGGAAATATGGAGAAGATCTCACAAACCATGGATAAATTTGAGAAAGTATTTGTGAATATGGAAGTTCAAGCGAGTTTTACAGAAACATCGATGGAAGGAACGACATCCTTGTCTACTCCAGAAGGTGAAGTTGGATCGTTAATGCAACAAGTTGCTGATGATTATGGTTTGGAGGTTTGTATGAAGTTGCCACAAGCAGGAAAGGAAGCTGTGGGAATCAAAGAAAAAGgagctgctactgctgctgctctaCCTGCCTCGGAGGAAGAACTTAGTAGGAGATTAGCTGATTTGAAATCAAAAGGATGA
- the LOC113273958 gene encoding NAC domain-containing protein 40-like has protein sequence MKKKMGDQNIVSNSDSSPPEKNSPAADQLTCSGSSRPIGFRFKPTDAELISNFLTKKIRGQQLRSNDIQEVNLRDITYADLTEKYKEYAVYGAEWYFFTTRERKYPKGGRPRRDAGNHEGYWKASGKVKQIEDEHKRVIGTKRTLAYQILNKNSSTKESTNTDLKMVEYVVVDAEIAAVPDTNMECATDIVKPFTDFCLCKIYKNPSKSPGNSDIPTDGDAQEMEFVDPFPWFGNNLSVEEENEHWEMELKEENQTNAYFNELPDMNQNDPDFWDFDGQHLLTDEQLSLIRCDRINSPVAAQHQQQPQQQWHPQQQGQQQLSQQQPTQLQWRPQQQLQQQWLQQQQTQQQWRPQKQPQQQLVQQQQTQQQWRPQQQPQQQWHQQQQETQQHWHPQQQTQQQWHQQQQTHNNSISSGSHNRRGNSTSSSANSLR, from the exons gaagatgggtgaccAAAATATTGTCTCAAACTCCGATTCATCTCCACCGGAAAAGAACAGCCCAGCTGCTGATCAACTTACTTGCAG TGGATCATCAAGACCAATTGGGTTTAGATTTAAACCAACTGATGCAGAGTTGATATCTAATTTCCTCACTAAAAAAATCAGAGGCCAACAGTTAAGATCTAATGACATCCAAGAAGTTAATCTTCGTGATATCACTTATGCGGACCTTACAG AGAAGTATAAGGAATATGCTGTATATGGAGCAGAATGGTATTTCTTCACTACCAGAGAACGAAAATATCCTAAAGGGGGTCGACCTAGACGTGATGCTGGTAATCACGAGGGATACTGGAAAGCTTCTGGGAAAGTTAAACAGATAGAAGACGAACACAAAAGAGTAATTGGGACTAAAAGGACTTTGGCTTACCAGATACTCAATAAGAATTCATCGACCAAAGAAAGTACCAATACTGATTTAAAAATGGTAGAGTACGTTGTGGTCGATGCTGAAATTGCAGCAGTTCCTGACACTAACATGGAATGTGCAACCGATATAGTGAAGCCA TTTACAGATTTTTGCTTGTGTAAAATATATAAGAATCCTAGTAAATCACCAGGAAATTCAGATATACCCACTGATGGTGATGCTCAGGAGATGGAATTCGTCGATCcgtttccatggtttggaaataaTCTAAGTGTAGAAGAGGAAAATGAACACTGGGAGATGGAActtaaagaagaaaaccaaacgaACGCTTACTTTAATGAGCTACCAGATATGaatcaaaatgatccggatttctGGGATTTTGATGGACAACATCTTCTCACAGATGAGCAACTCTCCCTTATCAGATGTGACCGGATTAATTCACCAGTTGCCGCGCAGCATCAGCAACAGCCACAACAACAATGGCATCCGCAGCAGCAGGGACAACAACAATTGAGTCAGCAGCAGCCGACACAACTACAGTGGCGTCCACAGCAGCAGCTACAACAACaatggcttcagcagcagcagacacaACAACAATGGCGTCCGCAGAAGCAGCCACAACAACAATTGGTTCAGCAACAGCAGACACAACAACAATGGCGTCCGCAGCAGCAGCCACAACAACAatggcatcagcagcagcaggagacacAACAACATTGGCATCCGCAGCAGCAGACACAACAACAatggcatcagcagcagcagacacaCAACAATAGCATCAGCAGCGGCAGCCACAACAGAAGAGGCAACAGCACAAGCAGCAGCGCAAATAGCTTGAGATAG
- the LOC113275774 gene encoding COBRA-like protein 4, whose product MGINRNREPFPGYTMRIQDKDCRVQCRFSSLTNLRLPISVFFLFAIISYAAAYDPLDPNGNVTIKWDIVSWTADGYVAAVTMNNFQMYRHIMTPGWTLGWAWAKKEVIWSMIGAQTTEQGDCSKFKGNVPHCCKKTPTVVDLLPGVPYNQQFTNCCKGGVVASWGQDPSASVSAFQVSVGLAGTSNKTVKLPKNFTLLGPGPGYTCGPAKIVPPTTFLTADRRRKTQALMTWNVTCTYSQFLARKNPSCCVSFSSFYNETITPCPSCACGCQNKHNCVKSDSKLLTKVGVNTPRKDNSPLLQCTHHMCPIRIHWHVKLNYKDYWRAKLSITNFNYRLNYTQWTLVAQHPNLNNVTQVFSFDYKPLVPYQSINDTGMFYGMKFYNDLLMEAGPLGNVQSEVLLQKDKDTFTLKQGWAFPRKVYFNGDECMLPPPDTYPYLPNSAFTNSLQLTTLAASLIFLLMAIG is encoded by the exons ATGGGAATCAACAGAAACAGGGAACCATTTCCTGGATATACCATGAGAATACAAGATAAAGATTGTCGTGTGCAATGTCGATTTAGTTCACTGACAAATTTGAGACTGCCAATATCTGTATTTTTCCTTTTTGCAATCATTTCTTATGCCG CTGCCTATGATCCACTGGATCCGAATGGTAATGTGACGATCAAATGGGACATTGTATCTTGGACTGCAGACGGTTACGTG GCAGCAGTAACCATGAACAATTTCCAAATGTATCGACACATAATGACTCCTGGCTGGACATTAGGATGGGCATGGGCAAAGAAAGAAGTGATTTGGTCAATGATTGGAGCTCAAACAACTGAACAAGGAGATTGTTCCAAGTTCAAGGGAAATGTCCCACATTGTTGCAAGAAAACTCCAACAGTTGTCGACTTACTGCCCGGAGTACCTTACAACCAACAATTTACCAACTGCTGCAAAGGAGGAGTAGTTGCATCATGGGGACAAGATCCATCTGCCTCTGTCTCAGCCTTCCAAGTTAGTGTTGGGCTTGCAGGAACTTCAAACAAAACGGTTAAATTGCCAAAGAATTTCACTCTGCTTGGTCCTGGACCAGGTTACACTTGCGGTCCTGCGAAAATTGTTCCACCTACAACATTTCTCACAGCTGATCGCCGAAGAAAAACTCAAGCATTGA TGACATGGAATGTAACCTGCACTTACTCACAGTTCCTGGCAAGGAAGAATCCGAGCTGTTGCGTTTCTTTCTCATCTTTCTACAACGAAACGATTACTCCTTGTCCATCTTGTGCTTGTGGCTGTCAAAACAAACATAACTGTGTCAA AAGCGATTCGAAGTTGCTGACCAAGGTGGGAGTGAATACACCAAGAAAAGATAACTCACCGTTGCTGCAGTGCACACATCATATGTGCCCAATAAGGATCCACTGGCATGTCAAGCTCAACTATAAGGATTACTGGCGTGCGAAACTCTCAATTACGAATTTCAATTACCGTCTGAATTACACTCAATGGACTCTTGTTGCTCAGCACCCAAATCTAAACAATGTTACCCAAGTCTTCAGTTTCGACTACAAGCCGCTCGTTCCATACCAGTCCATAA ATGACACCGGAATGTTTTATGGCATGAAATTTTACAATGATTTACTGATGGAAGCTGGGCCACTAGGAAATGTTCAGTCAGAGGTTCTTCTCCAAAAGGACAAGGATACTTTTACCTTGAAGCAAGGATGGGCATTTCCAAGAAAGGTTTACTTTAATGGAGATGAGTGCATGCTACCACCACCTGATACCTACCCGTACCTGCCAAATTCTGCATTTACAAACTCACTGCAATTAACTACATTGGCTGCTTCACTGATTTTCCTACTGATGGCCATTGGTTGA
- the LOC113275775 gene encoding protein COBRA-like, whose translation MATYSVDRSIPKYTSYAISIVFLISCFSFSSTEAYDALDPTGNITIKWDVMNWTPDGYVAVVTMYNFQQYRHIQAPGWTLGWTWSKKEVIWSMVGAQTTEQGDCSKYKGNIPHCCKKDPTVVDLLPGTPYNQQIANCCKGGVLNSWVQDSGNAASSFQVSVGAAGTSNKTVRVPKNFTLKAPGPGYTCGPAKIVKSSKFVTSDLRRTTQALMTWNITCTYSQFLSQKTPTCCVSLSSFYNETIVPCPTCTCGCQNNVTQPGSCVEGDSPYLASAVTGHASKNAYSPLVQCTTHMCPIRVHWHVKLNYKQYWRVKITITNFNYRMNYTQWNMVVQHPNLDNITQIFSFNYKPLTPYAAINDTAMLWGVKFYNDLLMEAGPLGNVQSEILFRKDSDTFTFDKGWAFPRRIYFNGDNCVMPPPESYPWLPNASPRPIVSILGSLTAVLVSLTFLMAYAL comes from the exons atggcTACTTACTCCGTTGATAGATCTATTCCCAAGTATACCAGCTACGCCATTTCCATTGTTTTCTTGATTTCCTGCTTCAGTTTCAGCTCAACAG AAGCTTATGATGCACTTGATCCAACTGGAAATATCACAATAAAATGGGATGTTATGAATTGGACTCCAGATGGTTATGTG GCTGTTGTCACTATGTATAACTTCCAGCAATACCGTCACATCCAAGCACCAGGATGGACATTGGGATGGACATGGTCAAAGAAAGAAGTCATTTGGAGTATGGTGGGAGCACAAACAACAGAACAAGGTGATTGTTCAAAATACAAAGGGAACATTCCTCATTGTTGTAAGAAGGATCCAACTGTTGTGGATTTATTACCGGGAACTCCTTACAACCAGCAGATAGCAAATTGTTGTAAAGGAGGAGTGCTCAATTCTTGGGTCCAAGATTCTGGTAATGCAGCAAGTTCGTTCCAGGTTAGTGTGGGTGCTGCTGGAACATCAAACAAGACTGTAAGAGTGCCAAAGAACTTCACCTTGAAAGCACCGGGACCAGGTTACACATGTGGACCTGCTAAAATTGTGAAATCTAGTAAATTTGTTACATCAGAtctaagaagaactactcaagcacTAA TGACATGGAACATTACGTGTACCTATTCCCAGTTCCTCTCTCAGAAGACACCAACATGTTGTGTCTCTCTCTCCTCATTCTACAATGAAACGATTGTCCCATGTCCTACTTGTACCTGTGGCTGTCAAAATAATGTTACTCAACCAGGAAGCTGTGTAGA GGGAGACTCGCCATATTTAGCTTCTGCTGTTACAGGTCATGCTAGTAAAAATGCTTATTCACCTCTAGTTCAGTGCACAACCCATATGTGTCCCATCCGGGTTCATTGGCATGTTAAGCTCAACTACAAACAGTATTGGAGAGTGAAGATCACAATCACAAATTTCAATTATAGAATGAACTACACGCAGTGGAACATGGTTGTTCAGCATCCTAATTTGGATAACATCACCCAGATTTTCAGTTTCAATTACAAGCCTTTAACTCCATATGCTGCTATAA ATGACACAGCAATGTTGTGGGGGGttaaattttataatgatttgctCATGGAAGCTGGACCTCTGGGAAATGTGCAATCAGAGATACTATTCCGAAAGGATTCTGATACTTTCACGTTTGACAAAGGATGGGCTTTCCCTAGAAGGATTTATTTCAATGGTGATAACTGTGTCATGCCACCTCCAGAATCATATCCATGGTTGCCAAATGCTAGTCCCCGACCGATTGTGTCCATACTTGGTTCTCTCACGGCTGTTTTGGTATCTTTAACATTCTTAATGGCTTATGCCTTGTAA